The genome window CAAATGTGATGACTAGTGCTAATGgctgcatcatcatcactcttctattcctcttcctctccttctgAAACTCGTCCTGGTCATCCCTTGCACATGAACAATATCATATAGTTGTTACTTTACTAGCCCAAACAAAATCTTAACTGACACTGGTAGAAAAATACAACAACTTCAATTTCAATTCAATAGAAAAGCATCATAACAAACATAATgaacaattcaaataaaaaataaacaaaactacCCCCGATCGCAGAAAAACTACAACGCACACATCACCCGATCGGAGAATAAGCAGAACAATATTCTGACCTTCCTCAGTCTCATCGTCATCGCGATCGTCCCTGCCCCTCTGTGTCAGACGTGGATTTGCCTCGTTGATGCTGGAGTGCGTGGGGAAGAGCTCGGCGGGGAGCACATCGAGTGCGAGGCGACGCGGGAACGGGTTGGCGGCGTCGCAGAAGGGGCTGAGTGCGTCGCCGCAGGGTAGGGTCGCACAACAAAGCGGCTCGTAGGGGAGGAGCGAGAGGGGGTCGGGCGTTGTGGGGTGTTGCAGTCGCGAGCAGAGGACGATGATGGGGACTgtaagagataagggagagagaggaacagtgcggaagagataagggagagagaggaaggtgCGAAAGAGATAAGGGAGTGAGAGACCGATCGAATCTCAACACATGTGCAAACCAGAGtgaatttaaattttaggtCCGATCGAATTTTCAGTACCGGTCATGATTACTAGCCAGCACTGAAGTACCAGTGCTGGTTTTTTTCCAATAGCCAGCACTTAtattgagtatcagtgccagtttaaTCCGGCTCAATCGTTGATCGAGCACAGAAAGTTATGAACCGGCATAGATACTTCATCAATACCGGTTCTATCCTAACCGTACTGATGGGGTGGCACGGATGACTGTTTATGTTGTAGTGATTATCTTCCAAGTTGAATTTATTGGTCCTAATGCTGGCTTTAGGCCTCCAGTTCACATTTCGTTGAGCAGCTTCCGTCCAGGGTTAGTGAACTACTGCTGTCTAAATAAATACCTTTCTGTTGCTTACTTGCTTTACTCACCAATGTGAAAGGTAATCAATCTGTATCATAGCATAGAAAATTGCACACACCAAATATtatgtatgcatattgtatatatgcatgcaatGTTGTGAATACATATATAATGCGCAACGACATGGTCCAAATGCATTCTTCCACACCTATAAATAGCTTCCAACTTAGGAGCTACTCTCCATCACTTCTTCCTCGCATTCTGAGTTAGCCTTTGTGCTCAAACCTTAATTAAGTGCTAGAGGTATCAATTAATATGGCGACTACTGTTGCTGGTACATCTAAGATGGCCATTTTAGCCGCACTTACCTTGCTGCTCCTAGCCACGGAGTGCCGAGCCAGCCCTTACTACCCTCTGGAGCTGGGGTACTACAACGACAAGTGCCCCCATGCCGAGGCCATCGTCAAGGGCGTCGTCGAGAAGGCCATCTACCAGAACCCAGGCCTCGGCGCTGCCGCCATCCGATTCctcttccacgactgcttcgtcgAGGTACCTGCGCATCAACTGTCACACATTGATCATAGTTACATGAGATATATAAGCACATGTAGGGATAACGGTACACCAGGGCAGTGTGTTCGTTCGGCTAGCAGCTTCCTTCTAAGTACATATTATTATGGTTATAACCTTATTGTCCCATCTTTACCAGCATTGTTATGCCTTTATTCTTCCAGATTATAACGCTGTACGTGAATTGCAAATTTGAGCCTGCAATTTGCGAAAGTTCTTTTGAGATATGGATAAATACTTTTGTTTTGTGTTTCACATATAATGTGGGTTACTTTTGCACGCATGAAAATGGGTTTGATTTGCAcgttatatttatatttatttcacAGATTAGCTGGCTTGATGGGCTTAATTACTATCTTGTTTCACTTGGTTACTAGGGTTGTGATGCTTCGATCCTTCTGGACCCGACCCCGTTTAGCCCGACTCCGGAGAAGCTCAGCGCACCCAACAACCCGAGCCTGCGCGGCTTCGAGCTGTTCGACGCCATCAAGGACGCCGTCGAGGCTGCCTGCCCCGGTGTCGTCTCTTGCGCTGACATCATCGCCTTTACGGCCCGCGACGCGTCTTACTTCCACAGTAAGGGCAAGGTCTACTTCGACATGCCGGCGGGCCGCCGCGACGGCACCTTCTCCAACGCCTCCGAGCCACTCAAATTCCTGGCCCCGTCGACGTCCAACCTCAGCGATCTCATCTCCAGCTTCGCAGACAAGGGGCTGTCAGTGGAGGATCTGGTCGTCCTCTCCGGCGCACACACTATCGGGCAGTCGCACTGCTCGGCCTTCGTACCCGACCGCCTCCAGTCCCCCTCCGACATCAACGGCGGGTTCGCCGGGTTCTTGAGAGGCCGATGCCCGGCCAACCCGACGGACAACGACGACGACCCGACGGCCATGCAGGACGTGGTGACGCCTAACGAGCTGGACAACCAGTATTACAAGAACGTGCTGTCGCACACAGTGCTGTTCACCTCGGACGCCGCTCTCCTGACGTCGCCGGAGACGGCGAAGATGGTGGAGGACAACGCTAACATCCCCGGGTGGTGGGAGGACAGGTTCAAGAAGGCCATGGTGAAGATGGCTAGCATCGAGGTGAAGACCGGGTACCAGGGTCAGATCAGGAAGAACTGCCGGGCGATCAACTACTACTAGCTGTCCGCTGCATCCATGCAGGGTGAAGAATTAATAATCTTCAAGAAAACTGCAAGGTGCGCGATTGTTGAAGAACTGAAGGATCACTCGGTTGTTTGTTTGATGATTTCATCCGTAATTCGCAAGCGTTCTGTTGTTGTAATTTGCTACATTTTAGTTTCATTTGTCTTTATTATGTCATTTGCTTTGGTTTATCTCAACAAGGAGGTTTCGATAAGTAATTGTGAGGTCATGTATGTTTAAAAATTGGATTAAGTATTGAAATTGGCAAAAGCAAAATAATTTAGTATTATGGCAGTAGTGATGTGCGTGTGTTGATAATATACTATTTGGATATTTTTATAGTACTATAGTAATATTTTTAGTTTTCATATATACAATACACAAATTAATTGTGTGGATTAACATTAAGTCAAATTAGAAAGAACTTATACTAGACAAATTAGGTATTCATTTataaatatgcatatatatttAGGATAAACATGATCGATAACAGAGATGGAGAAGAACCTGAAATCAACAAAACTAGAAGGTTATGTGAGACGTTTAGACTGGGAACTATAATATGTATATAAAAGATGCACAAACTATAGTACTACGTACGGTGGAAATAGATCATGTTACGGTGCGACAATCCAGGACGGCAGTGGGGTAGGTGCTTGCGTCGCATGCGCGCAGTCGTGGTCTCAGAGACGCGTGATGTGGGCATGACCACAGGCTGGTCTGGCGGTTTGCTTTGCAGTGTTGATGGGAACTGCTGTCCGGTCAGGCTTGGTGGGCCAGGAGAATGAGCAGAACTGCCAGCAGGACACGGTCGCTTGGAAGAGTCAGGCCTAGTCTCTGGTGCTGGTGGCCGCACGCACCTGGTCTTAGAGTGACGCGGACAAACAAGCAACATCAGATAGATTTTGGTGGCCgaggcaaaaataaaaatagatcttTATTAAATTGAAATATCAAAAaagtaattaatatataaattgtaatgataatatttaatatattaaaagtatttctgataaatatttaaaatatataaaaataacacTAAGCTCAAACACTTTATAGGGATCATTTTAATAATTACTAATTAGTTATTGACGATGGTATCAACATCAATCTTATCTAGTAATTTCTTTTCAATATATAAAGTTACTAAActatttaatcttttttttagatattgTGAATCTTAAATAGTTCTTTAATAATTTTAACTTTGAAAAAGATTCTTTCACTGACGCCACAATCAATGACATCGTAAATAAGAGATAACAACCAACATGCCATTGAATCTTAGCAaaattctccatctgccattgaaaatttcttgttccctcATGTGCCATCCATTTAGTTTTTATCTCCCCTTCGTGCAACTTTCGGCTATAACCTGTTAACTGAAATGCAACAAGACCGTTTTACCCtcacatcatcttcttcctcacttgttctttttttcttcttcctcgacctAAAACAAAATGAAATGTAGGAGGAAGCAAGAGAGGGGCGCTGCAGGGAGAGCACCTCAGATCTAGACTAAGAGCCCAAGACCATGAGGCTACCCCTGGAGCTGGGCTCTAACCTGCTCCTCTTATCTACATTACCATCCTATCCACCTCTCATCTCTTCGCCTTCCGTATCGAGGACGATAATctgcctctctccctctgtgtTAGGTTTCCTTGATCTGTCTGCGCACTGCATCGAAGGTGGCAGGCTAGGAGCACCAACATGTGCCTGCAACTCATCACTCGATGAGTAAGCAGGCGGCAAGCATGAGGGTGGTGACTGACTGAAGCAAATTTATCCCACATTCACCTTCTCAATTCCCCACCTCTTGCTCATCGTTAAAACtcaattttatttggttttgtgTGGTCTGAAGGTCTGATTCCAATGAGCAGGGACGAGAGAAGGATCTTTTATTCATttggtttggttttgtttggtttaaTTAGTTTCttttgggtttggttggatCTTCCCTCCATCTGAATCGTTAATGCTTGGATTGGTTTCATCGTGAGAGAGACCAAAGAGCGGAAAAAGAGTGAGCAAGTTGACAGGTAGGCCATTGGTTCTATGAGGGTAAAAATGGTATTTGACAAAAATATGACAATTGTTGTGGACTTAAACGGTGGTTGGGCCTAACTGAACTAACGGTAATGGGATGTAAGGGCAACAAAAATTTATCCGATGTCAATAAAGGGAACACGAATTTTTGAGTTCCTGATAAGGAAAAACAGTAACATTCAATGTCAGATAAGGAATTCTTTCAAATAAGATTCGATAAGCATTAGAAATATAATGATAACAATATCCTTCTCTAACATACTAACAAATCTCCAAAGAAGACATTATCCTATCTAGCAAAGTCAATTACATAACCCTTGACTCATACATTGGATCATTCAACTCAACATCATATGAATCATGTAGAGAGGaagtatttgtaaatttagcaCAGTAATATTTTAGTTCAATATCATCTAATGACTTTAAGATTATCGAGCTCAGTAAAAATATAACCCGTTAATTGATGGCTCACTGCAAATCTGTATTGGGTGGGCAACCTTAAAGCTTGGGTTGAGAACAGCCGGATGATGATTATCAAGACAAATCTTGGCGTGGATCATACGCGAGAGAAGACCTCAATGAGGAGAGGATGCAAGGCTATGGTTCATGTAATGGTATTAAAGGAAGGGGTCCAGTGTTCTACAACTGCATTCTCCTTTAGCATAACCACAAATTGACTCATTCACCCCCGCATGACAAAGCATATGTGGATACACAAACAACGTGACCCATGCCTCCTAAATCTTATGACACAGTGCATATAAGCAAAATCAAGCACAATTCtattatgagcatgcttaaaAACTCTGTTGGAGGGTCAAAGAACCTGAATTTAATTGAGAAGGACATCAAGAACAGGTAATGCATTGTTTTGTGAAAATACATTACTGAACAACTACTGAATCAGATACTGTTCTTGCCATTATGTAATAGACTAACCCCAAAAAATGGCATGTTGTCTCTCAGATAAGCTGCCCTTGTGCCTGAGGAGCGCGAGGATAATATATCGAAGCTCCAAGCTTTCTTTAGAGAATGCAAAGCAAATAATCGAAAAATTCTACTCTGAGTTCCAAATGTCGTGAGAAACGTATTCTGGAGCCACGCAAGCTAGCAAGGAGACTATGCAggtacaaaaataaaaaaaatgccaAAACTGGTGAAAAATACTGAAAAGTACTAGAGCTGACAGACCTAAGCTACTGAAGTGTTATACAGATTACAGAAATGTTGTGACATTTGACACAACATACAAGACGAATCAATATAGCATGCCCCTCGCCATGTTCGTCGGGAGCAACAATCAACTCCAAAACATTGTCTTTGGGCAGGCACTACCAAGATATGAGCGCACTGATACATTTGAATGGCTCTTTCAACAATTTCATATTTGCATGGGTGACAAGGATGCTATAGTAATATTCACTAGTTTGATATTGCTTACAAAGGATTAAAAAATAAGTTCAataatgaaaaacaaaaaaagctaTATATATGCTAAACTACTGAGCAGTTACCAAAAGTGTTGACCACCTGTATTTACTGAATGTTTCATGCAGATCAAGACAATGCAATGGAAAAGGCAATATCATAGGTGTTTAAGAAAACACTCCACCGGAATTGCAGGTATCATGTGGTGAGAAAGTATTAGGATCCACTGAACAAGCTATATGCCCAACACAAAGGTTTGTGTAATAAGCTCACGTCCGTCATCAATCATCCACTAACTCCTGCTTAGTTTGAGAATGCATGGGCTGAAATGGTTGAGGCGTACAACCTACAAGAGAGTAAGATGATACAAGACCTATATGATGAAAGGAGGATGTGGATAGCCACTTACTTAAAGGAGATATTCTCTAGTACCATGACATCAATGCATAGAAGTGAAAGTGTTAATTCAACTGTGACGAGTGGGTATGTGGACAACTCAATTGCAATCCTTGAATTGCCAAAAAAATCCTTGAAGTATTAGAGCACACAAAGGAGAATGAGGCATGGGAGGCTTACAACTTTTaggtaaaaaaggaaaaaatactGGAGTGTTGCTAAAATGTGCAGCATTTTGATTTTTGTGAGATATGTTACTGAAGTATTATTAAATGTATACTTGTGTTGTAGGCTCCAAATGTTCTCAACACACATTATGGGTATGATGAGTAGATGAGCCGAGTGTACACAAGAATGTGTACAAGGAATTCAGGGAGAAGATGCTTTCAAGCACCTCTTTCCGCATTCAGCCCGATCCAGATCGGGAGAACTACTAGTTTGTGGAGCACAGAAAGAAACCAATTGATTCCCGTGGTTGCAATATGAGTATTGGTTGAAAGCTATTATCAATAAAGAAAACCCCAAAGAATCTATTTCAGCTGCAAGTGCAAGACTTAGGAACACACAGGTATGACTACTGACTGTGTTGGATACTGGTTGTTTCTACTAAACAAAAAACAGAAGCATCTAAAAAGAAACTATTGATTGATGTTCTGTGAAATGAGACACAAGAAGGTTCTGCCCACATTTGATATGCACCTTCACTCATCTATTTGTTGATCATATCCCATCCAAGTATGTTCCCAAGCAGGTGGAGCCAACAGTGGAGACAGGCTTTGATAGGCTTGATAAGATGTTTGTTAGGCCAAACGGCACCACAAAAGCATACTGCACATCGCTCATACTTACGGACCTGTTTGGACTAGCAAGGTCAGCTGTCATGTCTCAAGAGGTAAAAAAACACATGCGAAAAATTGTTGTTTTTCAATGTATCTTACAATTATTGAGTTATTCTCTAGTAGAAATCATATCTACTGACATTCTACCTGACATGCCTTTGATAAAGCACGAGCTTTGATCAAGGATGTGTGTGCCATAATCGATGTGATACCACACAACATAGGGCCATCGGCTACTCCAAATTTTGCATCAGGAGAAGTAGAAGCAACAAATATTTCTACATCGGTGCCACCTGTATCAATTATTAAAGGCAGTTGTAAGAGACCTGCTAAAGATGAAGATTTGCTGAACCTCATACATGacgtgagaagaagaagatgcacTATAGAAGGTGCAGTACATGTGGAAAGAGGGAGCGGCACAATTCATGGACCTATGGCAAGGAGCATGTTGAGGTTCCAATAAGGCCAAGAGGAAAGCCAAGAGGAACTGGCCGGGGCAAAGGTTCAGCAAGAGGCAATGGATATGGGAGAGGAAGATGTGGTGCTTCAATTGATCATGAGGAAGATGGCTTTGATGACAACATGACAGAGAATACTGACTTTAAGTTTTTAAACTAATGAGAGACAATCAACACAGATTGAATGGCGAACAAgttactagttttttttttgttggactAACTATTGCATGGTTTCCGTCTCAGTAGGCCAAGAAGAAGCAGCCGGGTCAGGGGTACCACATGGCGTGGCAGTCATGGAGGAGGAATAGTTGGTGCTGTAATTGCTCATGAAGATAGGTATGATGAAAACTTGTTAGAGGGTGCTAAAGAAGATCAACTTGAGGACTGGTGGATAGATGACGGTTAAGATGAGAGTTCCCGTCAATGTCAAACGaatgatagaaaaaaaatcacatgtcCATAATTCATTACAAAATTTTGAGCTGTACAAAAATATTGCTTCTACTGAGATACTATGTATATGATCATTGGATACCGAGCATCTATTGGACAATATTGACCGTTAACTGAGTATTACTGAATAAGTATTGTCTGTTAACCGAGTATTACTGAACGACTACCAATGACTAGGATAGGGACTTCTAGAATGCTACATAGGTATTGAATACCAATGAGCTACCGAGTGGCTACTAGTGAGCAACTGACCATCTACCGAGAAGGTACTGAATGGTTTGGTATTGTGCACACAACAAGGATATGGCAAAACTACTGAAcacaaatatatacatgttgCTTAATAAAAAAAGTGAGTTTGATAGTACAAAGTAGTTCAACATAAATGTTGCTATGGCAAACAGATGAGAGCACATAGTGGTTAACTATATATGTCATCAAAATAAAGGTACATAGTGGTTCACTAGCAAACACAAAACATATCAGGTCCACTTCTCACACAAAATTGTGGCATCCATCAAGGTCCACTCCTCCTACAAACTACACACATCATCACGCCCTACACAGGTGCTCCAGTACTGGAATCAGCAGGTGTGGTGACTTTTGTAGAAACTTCTTCAGTAGTAGCACCATCAGCACCAAATAGCCTATCTCCTTTTGTTGCTTCTGCATCTTTAGGCTCATGTGGTGGCACTAATTTGGCCCGAGTTCCTCAATGTCTCCAGGGAAGGGCCTTTTCGCCTGATTGAGCTTGGGAAACAACATGTAGTATAAAAGCTTAGACCTGTACTCACTCCCCCTTTGCTGAAAATtcggtgagaaaaataaatacaatTGACTACTGAAACATTAAAACATGTAAATATactctaaaaaaacaaaaagctaCATATTAACAAAACCGAACTACTAACTGACATAACCGGAACACCCAGCTTATGAAGCTGACCATCATAATGTTCCAAGAACAACATGACAAATAATGCGCAATCGTTCTCGAGCACCTGCAAGGATACTATAACAAATGACATCCCCCAGTTGTTGATGTCTGGAAACGCGCCATCGGTGAACACTTTGAACAAGTCACTCAGCCTCTGCTGTATATGTGCACCGATTGGTCCGTGGTGATTGTTTCTTGCCTTTTCCGATGACCATGGGTAGGAGTCTACGATATCAATTTGGCCATGATGCGGGCTGACGCAACATACCGTCCAATGTCAATTGTTGTGAACAGGCATCAAAACCAAGCGATGTCCAAACATATTACGACTGAGCATACAAAAGCTACCAAAAAACATATAACTGAATCACTGAACAAATAACAAAACTACTAAACCATAATAGAAAGTATTGAAACTACTGAATAATACTAAACTACTTATAAGGGACACTTCCAAATAGTTCTTTCAACTTTATTCGGCCTCGAATCAACATGAGTACAATATCAATATCATATTGTGATCTCATGTAGTAATTCTCATAAGAATAAGTTGTTGCGATCATGGTATATGGAagcagaaaattaaaaaatgacATGAAGAGAAAAAATTCACTGctaatacaaaaatataaaatactGAACAACTACTAATCTACTTGATTATTACTAAACTGCATGTAATATGTGAACAATGGCAACGTATTGAAATTGATGTTGACAATATTATCCTGTACCCTACACACTAGCGCCTAAAATCTTTTACATCTTGCATAATGCACCAAGAAAAGAAATCGATGAAGATGCCTTCACACTCCTTTCCATCAGGATATGACTTGACAATCTCGTTTCTAGGAGACAAAGCCATAAAACTTGTGAAGCTACCAAGGAGATTTTCATGAAATTCCGCAAATGTCACCCTCCATATTTGTTCACCGATAAAAAACTGCTTAGCTTGTAGTCATTATGCACAATTATTTAAATGTTACTAAACATCTACTGAGACAGAGGTAAAAATGTATCTTCCTTTTTGTAAATCTTCGTTGTTCATTATGATGTCCCTGACCTTGATTGCCTTGTCAGTATCTAGAGCTTGCCGAGGTTTCTGTGGGGGATTGAAAGGAGATCGATACCTATGCACCTTCGATTTCGCCCTCTCCCCAAGGCCTGGAATGAGCTCCTTGAAAAAATCTAATTCCACATCAAGCTCCCGAGGAGCCACAAACAAGTGGTGTGTGATGAGGTTCTTCCTTGGATCTAACTTGGCTTTCTTCTTCAAAACCATCTTCCTTTTGTAAGTTATATGTTCCTCTTTCTCAGCCTTATCATCCTTTGGGCCTCCTTTGGGTCCTCCTTTTGGGGGTTTAATCTTGTGGATGCATGTGTGTTGGTTGGTCTAGTGGCTTGTGGTTTCTACCAATCACGCATGGTTTTCATTTACTCGACTTCAGTGAAGtggaacaaaaaaagaaaaaatggacATCATATTACATCGTCATCACACGTAGTATCAATGAAGAAGCACAAAACCTTTCAATTACTTAGCACCTATTTATTCGACATGACAAAAAACTTGACACAACCTAGAACTACTTAACACCTACTGGATAGGCAAAAAGCTTGTACGGCTGAACAACTCAACAGCAACAAAAGCTTCAACTACTGAACACCTACTGGACAGACCAAAAATACTTGATAGTGATAAACAACCTTTCAACcattgagaaaaataaaatgcaacaaagaaacaaagacaaAGGTGGAAAAAAAGTActaaaaaaggaataaaaaagtACTAAAAATACCATGACTATTGCTTCTGCTTCCtccctttgttgttgttgttgttggaggGCAATCTGATCAGGATCTTGGGATATATCAAGAGCAGGTTACTAATGTCATTCCAATCCTCCCTATCGAAAGCATCCTCATGGACCCCAGATAATGACGACTGAGAAGCACCAGTCAGTTTCACAACATCctgataaaaaaataagcaaatatgacaaaaacaaaaatggatGTATTACTATTGAACTAAACAGAAATACTGACACATTACTAAAGTATTGAGTTACTCAAGAGGACTGGGGGTACAACAAAAAACTGCTAGTCACCTTAGGTAATCAATTGACAGCGGGGCACAAACAAAAAATAGAGTATGTGCAGTGTCGAATGCTACCTCCATTGTGTATAATGGTGTCTCACTCTCAACACGATCACCACTAGTCTCCCCCTTCTCCTTATCTGCCTCAACACTGACCTAATCCTGTCaaatttcaaagaaaaatgataaaGTCACAGAGAACTACTAAATTACTATTGAACTACTTAGCTGAAGAATTGA of Phragmites australis chromosome 3, lpPhrAust1.1, whole genome shotgun sequence contains these proteins:
- the LOC133911060 gene encoding peroxidase 2-like, which codes for MATTVAGTSKMAILAALTLLLLATECRASPYYPLELGYYNDKCPHAEAIVKGVVEKAIYQNPGLGAAAIRFLFHDCFVEGCDASILLDPTPFSPTPEKLSAPNNPSLRGFELFDAIKDAVEAACPGVVSCADIIAFTARDASYFHSKGKVYFDMPAGRRDGTFSNASEPLKFLAPSTSNLSDLISSFADKGLSVEDLVVLSGAHTIGQSHCSAFVPDRLQSPSDINGGFAGFLRGRCPANPTDNDDDPTAMQDVVTPNELDNQYYKNVLSHTVLFTSDAALLTSPETAKMVEDNANIPGWWEDRFKKAMVKMASIEVKTGYQGQIRKNCRAINYY